In Porites lutea chromosome 1, jaPorLute2.1, whole genome shotgun sequence, a single genomic region encodes these proteins:
- the LOC140953949 gene encoding large ribosomal subunit protein bL19m-like produces MASRWANRLKSLSPYVDEKVFRNLQKRLENIPLSERRSQKIQASKESRTVKIQELKKTLQDQTVETLPEQKTENTGLAKKTKIKVNFDQWYKKNPAELSVKPIYKTLPNAKVALDGTTPEPRFIWKEKDWPNGFPDSPEEAKTDVMTYLEQRDCYHRLKKLDAKDFSVGSIVAVTRGDPHIAKGKVRFVGICIAKNHWQNTLGATFTLRNVVDGEPMEVNFQLYSPLIQKIEVLKHMRRHRKALWYLRDYPPSMSTVNEKMKPVPYTEEPELYVPTREEKRKVKAWFDGLWKAKRR; encoded by the exons atggcgTCCAGGTGGGCAAACCGATTAAAATCACTGTCCCCTTACGTCGATGAAAAAGTGTTCCGAAATCTTCAGAAGCGTTTAGAAAATATCCCTCTTTCAGAAAGAAGATCTCAGAAAATCCAGGCTTCCAAAG AATCAAGAACAGTTAAGATACAGGAACTTAAAAAGACTCTGCAAGATCAAACTGTGGAAACGTTACCtgaacaaaaaactgaaaatactgGTCTGGCCAAAAAGACAAAG ATTAAGGTGAATTTTGACCAATGGTACAAGAAAAATCCAGCCGAACTAAGTGTGAAACCCATTTATAAGACTCTGCCAAATGCCAAAGTTGCACTGGATGGAACAACACCCGAACCACGTTTCATCTGGAAGGAAAAAGATTGGCCTAATGGTTTCCCTGATTCTCCAGAAGAAGCCAAAACAGATGTGATGACATACCTGGAGCAAAGGGACTGTTACCACAGGCTGAAGAAACTTGATGCCAAAGATTTCTCTGTAGGGAGTATAGTAGCAGTTACCAGAGGCGATCCTCATATAGCTAAAGGAAAAGTCAG GTTTGTAGGGATATGCATTGCTAAAAATCATTGGCAGAACACCTTAGGAGCAACTTTCACCCTTCGTAACGTAGTGGATGGAGAACCCATGGAGGTGAACTTTCAGCTGTACTCGCCGCTTATTCAGAAGATCGAGGTGTTAAAACACATGCGGAGGCATAGAAAAGCTCTGTGGTATCTGAGAGACTATCCGCCATCAATGAGCACGGTGAACGAGAAAATGAAGCCGGTACCATACACAGAAGAACCCGAGCTTTATGTTCCGACGcgagaagaaaagagaaaggtTAAGGCTTGGTTTGATGGATTATGGAAAGCGAAAAGAAGATAA